One Cicer arietinum cultivar CDC Frontier isolate Library 1 chromosome 8, Cicar.CDCFrontier_v2.0, whole genome shotgun sequence DNA segment encodes these proteins:
- the LOC101500516 gene encoding heavy metal-associated isoprenylated plant protein 39-like isoform X2, which yields MAQKIVLKVLTMTDDKTKQKAIEATADIYGVDSIVADVKEQKLTVIGQMDTVKIVKKLKKVGKVDIVSVGPAKEEKKEEKKEEKKEEKKEEKKEEKKEEKKEEKKEEKK from the exons ATGGCTCAG AAGATTGTGTTAAAGGTGCTAACTATGACTGATGATAAAACAAAGCAAAAAGCTATAGAAGCAACTGCAGATATATATG GGGTTGATTCAATTGTTGCAGATGTAAAAGAACAGAAATTGACAGTGATTGGTCAAATGGACACAGTGAAAATTgtgaagaaattgaagaaagttGGAAAAGTAGATATTGTATCTGTTGGTcctgcaaaagaagagaagaaagaagaaaagaaagaagagaaaaaggaagagaaaaaagaagagaaaaaggaagagaagaaagaGGAGAAGAAGGAAGAGAAGAAAGAGGAgaagaaataa
- the LOC101500516 gene encoding heavy metal-associated isoprenylated plant protein 39-like isoform X3 — MAQQKIVLKVLTMTDDKTKQKAIEATADIYDVKEQKLTVIGQMDTVKIVKKLKKVGKVDIVSVGPAKEEKKEEKKEEKKEEKKEEKKEEKKEEKKEEKKEEKK; from the exons ATGGCTCAG CAGAAGATTGTGTTAAAGGTGCTAACTATGACTGATGATAAAACAAAGCAAAAAGCTATAGAAGCAACTGCAGATATATATG ATGTAAAAGAACAGAAATTGACAGTGATTGGTCAAATGGACACAGTGAAAATTgtgaagaaattgaagaaagttGGAAAAGTAGATATTGTATCTGTTGGTcctgcaaaagaagagaagaaagaagaaaagaaagaagagaaaaaggaagagaaaaaagaagagaaaaaggaagagaagaaagaGGAGAAGAAGGAAGAGAAGAAAGAGGAgaagaaataa
- the LOC101500516 gene encoding heavy metal-associated isoprenylated plant protein 39-like isoform X1, with translation MAQQKIVLKVLTMTDDKTKQKAIEATADIYGVDSIVADVKEQKLTVIGQMDTVKIVKKLKKVGKVDIVSVGPAKEEKKEEKKEEKKEEKKEEKKEEKKEEKKEEKKEEKK, from the exons ATGGCTCAG CAGAAGATTGTGTTAAAGGTGCTAACTATGACTGATGATAAAACAAAGCAAAAAGCTATAGAAGCAACTGCAGATATATATG GGGTTGATTCAATTGTTGCAGATGTAAAAGAACAGAAATTGACAGTGATTGGTCAAATGGACACAGTGAAAATTgtgaagaaattgaagaaagttGGAAAAGTAGATATTGTATCTGTTGGTcctgcaaaagaagagaagaaagaagaaaagaaagaagagaaaaaggaagagaaaaaagaagagaaaaaggaagagaagaaagaGGAGAAGAAGGAAGAGAAGAAAGAGGAgaagaaataa
- the LOC101500516 gene encoding heavy metal-associated isoprenylated plant protein 39-like isoform X4 — protein MAQKIVLKVLTMTDDKTKQKAIEATADIYDVKEQKLTVIGQMDTVKIVKKLKKVGKVDIVSVGPAKEEKKEEKKEEKKEEKKEEKKEEKKEEKKEEKKEEKK, from the exons ATGGCTCAG AAGATTGTGTTAAAGGTGCTAACTATGACTGATGATAAAACAAAGCAAAAAGCTATAGAAGCAACTGCAGATATATATG ATGTAAAAGAACAGAAATTGACAGTGATTGGTCAAATGGACACAGTGAAAATTgtgaagaaattgaagaaagttGGAAAAGTAGATATTGTATCTGTTGGTcctgcaaaagaagagaagaaagaagaaaagaaagaagagaaaaaggaagagaaaaaagaagagaaaaaggaagagaagaaagaGGAGAAGAAGGAAGAGAAGAAAGAGGAgaagaaataa